The Planococcus liqunii genome includes a region encoding these proteins:
- the gatB gene encoding Asp-tRNA(Asn)/Glu-tRNA(Gln) amidotransferase subunit GatB — MNFETIIGLEVHVELKTESKMFSPAPAHFGAEPNTNTNVIDLGYPGVLPVVNKTAVDWAMKAALALNCQINRHTKFDRKNYFYPDNPKAYQISQFDEPIGEHGWIEIEVKGEKKRIGITRLHMEEDAGKLTHTGNGHSLVDLNRQGTPLIEIVSEPDIRTPEEAYAYLEKIKAIIQYTGVSDVRMEEGSLRCDANISLRPYGQEEFGTKTELKNLNSFNFVRKGIEHEQVRQEQVLLSGGIIEQETRRYDESTGKTLLMRVKEGSDDYRYFPEPDLVDIIIDDAWMDRVRAEIPELPDARKARYVSELGLSSYDAMVLTLAKPISDFFEATVAAGADAKLASNWLMGEVSAYLNAEQKELSETKLAPEGLAGMIKLITDGTISSKIAKKVFKELIEKGGDANYIVKAKGLVQISDEGTLREFVTAALDNNPQSIEDFKNGKDRAIGFLVGQIMKQTKGQANPPLLNKILLEEIAKR, encoded by the coding sequence ATGAATTTTGAAACAATCATCGGGCTCGAAGTACACGTCGAGCTAAAAACAGAATCCAAAATGTTCTCTCCTGCACCGGCTCATTTCGGCGCAGAACCGAACACCAATACAAACGTGATCGATCTTGGCTACCCAGGCGTTTTGCCGGTCGTCAACAAAACTGCAGTGGATTGGGCGATGAAAGCGGCGCTTGCATTAAACTGCCAAATCAACCGCCACACAAAATTCGACCGCAAAAACTATTTCTATCCGGACAATCCGAAAGCTTACCAGATTTCGCAATTTGATGAGCCAATCGGCGAACACGGCTGGATCGAAATTGAAGTAAAAGGCGAGAAAAAACGCATCGGCATTACACGTCTCCATATGGAAGAAGATGCCGGAAAGCTGACGCATACCGGCAATGGCCATTCACTTGTAGACCTTAACCGCCAAGGTACGCCGCTGATTGAAATCGTGTCAGAGCCGGACATCCGCACGCCGGAAGAAGCTTATGCCTACTTGGAAAAAATCAAAGCGATCATCCAGTACACAGGCGTTTCTGATGTGCGCATGGAAGAAGGTTCGCTTCGCTGCGACGCCAACATTTCACTTCGTCCATACGGGCAAGAGGAATTCGGAACAAAGACGGAATTGAAAAACTTGAATTCATTCAACTTTGTGCGCAAAGGAATCGAGCACGAACAAGTCCGCCAGGAACAAGTGTTGCTTTCAGGCGGCATTATCGAACAAGAAACCCGCCGTTACGATGAATCGACAGGAAAAACCCTTTTGATGCGTGTGAAAGAAGGATCGGACGATTACCGTTACTTCCCGGAACCGGATCTTGTCGATATCATCATTGACGACGCTTGGATGGATCGCGTCCGTGCAGAAATTCCGGAACTTCCGGATGCCCGCAAAGCGCGCTATGTTTCTGAACTTGGCTTGTCATCATATGATGCGATGGTCCTGACGCTGGCGAAACCGATTTCGGACTTCTTTGAAGCGACAGTTGCGGCCGGCGCTGATGCAAAACTTGCATCTAACTGGCTGATGGGTGAAGTTTCGGCTTACTTGAATGCTGAGCAAAAAGAATTGAGCGAAACGAAATTGGCGCCTGAAGGTTTGGCTGGCATGATCAAGCTGATTACAGATGGTACGATTTCTTCTAAAATCGCTAAAAAAGTCTTTAAAGAATTGATTGAAAAAGGCGGAGACGCGAACTACATCGTCAAAGCAAAAGGGCTTGTCCAAATTTCGGACGAAGGCACATTGCGTGAATTTGTTACAGCTGCTTTGGACAACAACCCGCAATCGATTGAAGACTTCAAAAACGGCAAAGACCGTGCAATCGGCTTCTTGGTCGGCCAAATTATGAAGCAGACAAAAGGGCAGGCAAACCCGCCATTGCTCAATAAAATCCTGCTTGAAGAAATTGCAAAACGATAA
- a CDS encoding tRNA dihydrouridine synthase: MKENFWQDLPKPFFVLAPMEDVTDVVFRHVVSAAGRPDVFFTEFTNTESYCHPEGQKSVRGRLMFTEDEQPMVAHIWGDKPENFRQMSIGMAELGFKGIDLNMGCPVPNVATRGKGSGLILRPDVAAEIIQAAKAGGLPVSVKTRLGYSEIEEWREWLTHILKQDIANLSIHLRTRKEMSQADAHWELIPEIKELRDRVAPDTLLTINGDILDREMGLKLVEQYGVDGVMIGRGIFKNPFAFEKEPQEHSSEEYLNLLRLHLDLHDQYIEEVPRSVTALHRFFKIYVKGFRGAGELRNQLMNTKSTEEVRALLENFELNDVQQNDIVLKN, translated from the coding sequence ATGAAAGAGAATTTTTGGCAAGACTTGCCGAAGCCGTTTTTCGTGCTTGCTCCCATGGAAGACGTGACGGATGTGGTATTCCGCCATGTCGTCAGCGCAGCAGGACGGCCGGATGTGTTTTTCACGGAGTTTACAAATACAGAAAGCTATTGCCATCCGGAAGGGCAGAAAAGTGTACGCGGACGTTTGATGTTTACGGAAGATGAACAGCCGATGGTTGCCCATATTTGGGGAGACAAGCCCGAGAACTTCCGCCAAATGAGCATTGGCATGGCAGAATTGGGCTTTAAAGGAATCGACCTGAATATGGGCTGCCCGGTTCCGAACGTCGCGACGAGAGGAAAAGGCAGCGGCCTGATCCTGCGCCCGGATGTGGCGGCAGAAATTATCCAGGCAGCAAAAGCAGGTGGGCTTCCGGTCAGTGTGAAAACAAGACTGGGTTATTCCGAAATAGAGGAATGGCGGGAATGGCTGACGCATATTTTGAAACAGGATATTGCCAACCTGTCGATCCATTTGCGCACCCGAAAAGAAATGAGCCAGGCCGATGCGCACTGGGAGCTGATTCCGGAAATCAAAGAATTGCGTGACCGCGTCGCACCCGATACGCTGCTCACCATTAACGGAGACATCCTGGACCGGGAAATGGGGCTGAAACTTGTGGAACAGTACGGAGTGGACGGCGTCATGATCGGACGCGGGATTTTCAAAAACCCGTTTGCTTTTGAAAAAGAGCCGCAAGAACACAGCAGCGAGGAATACCTCAATCTTCTGCGCCTGCATCTGGATCTGCATGATCAATACATTGAAGAAGTGCCCCGTTCCGTAACGGCGCTTCATCGATTCTTTAAAATATATGTCAAAGGCTTCCGGGGAGCGGGCGAATTGAGAAATCAATTAATGAACACCAAATCTACCGAGGAAGTGCGTGCACTGCTCGAAAATTTCGAGTTGAATGATGTACAGCAAAACGACATTGTTTTGAAAAATTAA
- the gatA gene encoding Asp-tRNA(Asn)/Glu-tRNA(Gln) amidotransferase subunit GatA yields the protein MALADKTAAELQELIHTKEMTISEMAEQAFDRIEELDSKVDAFLAIDKEGALKQAAQLEDTPLDERGPLFGLPIGVKDNIVTEGIETTASSRILEGFNPIYDATVVEKIKAAGMVIVGKLNMDEFAMGSSNENSYYKNTKNPWNLETVPGGSSGGSAAAVAAGEVPFTLGSDTGGSIRQPAAFCGVVGMKPTYGRVSRFGLIAYASSLDQIGPITRTVKDNALLLNTIAGHDEKDSTSANVEVPDFAAALTGDIKGLRIGVPKEYFAEGVGEAAKQAVRDALKVLEEKGATWEEISLPHSKYALSTYYLIASSEASSNLSRFDGIRYGYRTQKAGTLLEFYMNTRSEGFGDEVKRRIMLGTYALSSGYYDAYYKKAQKVRTLIKQDFDKAFEQYDVIIGPTTPTPAFKIGEKIDDPLTMYANDILTIPVNLAGVPAISVPCGFDNGLPLGLQIIGKYFDEETVYRVADVFEQATDFHKKTPQVWEGAAQ from the coding sequence ATGGCATTAGCAGATAAAACGGCAGCTGAGCTGCAAGAGTTGATACATACAAAGGAAATGACCATTTCTGAAATGGCGGAGCAGGCGTTTGACCGCATTGAAGAGCTTGATTCGAAAGTTGATGCTTTCTTGGCTATCGACAAAGAAGGTGCTTTGAAGCAAGCCGCACAATTGGAAGACACGCCTCTTGATGAGCGTGGGCCGTTATTCGGTTTGCCGATTGGCGTCAAAGACAATATCGTCACAGAAGGCATTGAAACCACGGCTTCAAGCCGGATTCTTGAAGGCTTTAACCCGATTTACGATGCAACCGTTGTGGAGAAAATCAAAGCTGCAGGTATGGTCATTGTCGGCAAATTGAACATGGATGAATTTGCGATGGGGTCTTCCAATGAGAACTCGTATTACAAAAACACAAAAAACCCTTGGAACCTTGAAACTGTACCAGGCGGATCTTCAGGCGGATCTGCAGCAGCTGTAGCTGCTGGAGAAGTACCGTTTACGCTTGGTTCAGATACCGGTGGATCTATTCGCCAGCCTGCTGCATTTTGCGGCGTGGTGGGTATGAAGCCGACATACGGCCGTGTTTCCCGTTTTGGATTGATTGCTTATGCTTCGTCTTTGGATCAAATTGGGCCAATCACCCGTACGGTTAAAGACAACGCCTTGCTATTGAACACAATTGCTGGACACGACGAGAAAGATTCAACTTCTGCAAACGTTGAAGTACCGGATTTCGCTGCTGCATTGACGGGCGACATCAAAGGGCTTCGCATCGGCGTTCCAAAAGAGTACTTTGCAGAAGGCGTCGGCGAAGCTGCCAAACAGGCAGTCCGCGATGCATTGAAAGTGCTTGAAGAAAAAGGCGCGACATGGGAAGAAATTTCTTTGCCGCATTCGAAATATGCTCTTTCGACGTATTACTTGATCGCTTCTTCTGAAGCTTCATCCAACTTGTCGCGCTTTGATGGAATCCGCTACGGATACCGCACCCAAAAAGCGGGCACTTTGCTTGAGTTTTATATGAATACCCGTTCTGAAGGCTTTGGCGACGAAGTGAAGCGCCGCATCATGCTTGGGACATATGCACTTAGCTCCGGCTACTACGACGCGTATTACAAAAAAGCACAAAAAGTGCGCACATTGATCAAACAGGATTTCGATAAAGCGTTTGAACAATACGATGTCATCATCGGGCCAACAACGCCGACGCCGGCATTTAAAATCGGCGAAAAAATCGACGATCCGCTGACGATGTATGCGAATGACATTTTGACGATTCCTGTCAACTTGGCTGGGGTGCCGGCGATTTCGGTTCCTTGCGGTTTTGACAATGGCTTGCCGCTTGGCTTGCAAATCATCGGGAAATATTTTGATGAAGAAACGGTTTACCGCGTTGCTGACGTTTTCGAGCAGGCAACCGATTTCCATAAAAAAACTCCTCAAGTTTGGGAGGGAGCTGCACAATGA
- a CDS encoding cytochrome d ubiquinol oxidase subunit II yields the protein MTLEIIGISVLWLFLFLYVIVASIDFGAGFFNAYSAFTNKQHILTNIIQRYLSPVWEVTNVFFVFFFVGIIGFFPQTAYYYGTALLVPASIALVLLSIRGSYYAFATYGAKINHRGYIFMYGLSGLLLPASLSPVLAMSEGGFIKMANDKPYLDYWALFTSPLTWSIVVLSLAAVLYISAVFLTWYADKAGDVKATELMRKYALIWAGPAIVTATGIIFELRAHNAEHYARLLDLWWVFGISFLLFIGTVYLIWKRRNYGWAFILLVGQFFTAFFAYGFSHYPYLLYPYLTIYDSFTNESMAIALIIAFIAGLGLLLPSLYLLFRLFLFDKDYVKGKSDYHA from the coding sequence TTGACACTTGAAATAATCGGAATCTCCGTCTTGTGGCTATTCCTGTTCTTGTACGTCATCGTGGCGTCAATTGACTTTGGCGCCGGGTTCTTTAACGCCTACAGTGCATTTACGAACAAACAGCATATCTTAACGAATATCATCCAGCGCTATTTATCGCCGGTATGGGAAGTAACGAACGTCTTTTTCGTCTTCTTCTTTGTCGGCATCATCGGGTTTTTCCCGCAGACAGCTTATTATTACGGCACGGCGCTCTTAGTGCCGGCGAGCATCGCGCTTGTCCTGCTATCTATTCGCGGATCGTATTACGCTTTTGCAACGTACGGGGCAAAAATCAACCATAGAGGATATATCTTTATGTACGGCTTGTCGGGGCTTTTGCTCCCGGCTTCCCTGTCTCCCGTACTGGCTATGTCTGAAGGCGGGTTTATCAAAATGGCAAACGACAAGCCGTATCTGGATTACTGGGCGCTGTTTACTAGTCCGTTAACTTGGAGCATCGTCGTATTGAGTTTGGCCGCGGTTCTTTACATTTCTGCCGTATTCCTGACATGGTATGCAGATAAAGCCGGAGACGTCAAAGCCACAGAATTGATGCGCAAATATGCGCTGATCTGGGCAGGTCCGGCCATCGTTACCGCTACCGGCATCATTTTTGAGCTGCGTGCCCACAATGCGGAACATTACGCACGCCTTCTTGATTTATGGTGGGTATTCGGTATTTCGTTCCTGTTGTTCATCGGCACCGTCTACTTGATTTGGAAACGCCGGAATTACGGCTGGGCATTCATTTTGCTGGTTGGTCAATTCTTTACAGCGTTTTTCGCATACGGCTTCTCGCATTATCCGTATTTGCTGTATCCTTATTTGACGATTTATGACAGTTTCACAAACGAATCGATGGCGATTGCCTTGATCATTGCATTTATTGCAGGGCTTGGCTTGCTGCTGCCATCACTGTATCTGTTGTTCCGTCTGTTCTTGTTTGATAAAGACTACGTCAAAGGGAAATCGGATTACCACGCGTAA
- the rlmD gene encoding 23S rRNA (uracil(1939)-C(5))-methyltransferase RlmD — MKPVQKNDRLLVHVEDLTHDGAGVAKVDGYPLFIQGALPGEDVQVHVLKTLKSYGFAKLIQIEQASPFRVTAPCPVFDTCGGCQVQHLSYEGQMTFKQKLVRDAITRIGKLPDVPVHPVKGMEHPWRYRNKSQIPFGTDNGRVVAGFYQTRSHNIADTDICLIQTPEADTIMTGLKNNLHEMGIEPYEEEKHRGMLRHVVVRKGRATGEIMVVLVTKKKKFPQRDQAVELIRSLVPEVASIVQNVNGEKTNVIFGNETLTLWGKDVIEDRIGDVRFEISARSFYQVNPEQTEVLYGQALEYAQLTGDETVIDAYCGIGTISLFLAERAKFVMGVEIVPQAIEDAKRNAALNGFSNTLFEAGPAEQVIPRWYKEGKTADVLMVDPPRKGCDEQLLQTILKQRPKRVVYVSCNPATLARDLRILEDGGYRTQEVQPVDMFPQSTHCEAVAWLELAE; from the coding sequence TTGAAACCAGTACAAAAAAATGACCGATTGCTTGTTCATGTGGAAGATTTGACGCATGACGGAGCGGGCGTTGCCAAAGTCGACGGCTATCCGCTCTTTATCCAGGGCGCTTTGCCAGGGGAAGATGTCCAGGTCCATGTTTTGAAAACTTTAAAGTCTTATGGCTTTGCAAAATTGATCCAAATCGAGCAGGCTTCGCCGTTCCGTGTAACGGCGCCTTGCCCGGTATTTGATACATGCGGCGGCTGCCAGGTGCAGCATTTGTCCTATGAAGGACAGATGACATTCAAGCAGAAATTGGTCCGCGACGCCATCACGCGCATCGGCAAATTGCCGGACGTGCCGGTGCATCCAGTCAAAGGCATGGAACATCCGTGGCGCTACCGCAATAAATCCCAGATCCCTTTTGGCACAGACAACGGCCGCGTTGTGGCGGGCTTTTACCAGACGCGTTCGCACAATATTGCGGATACCGATATTTGCCTGATACAGACACCGGAAGCCGATACCATTATGACTGGCTTGAAAAACAACCTCCATGAAATGGGCATCGAGCCATATGAGGAAGAAAAGCACCGCGGCATGCTTCGCCACGTTGTGGTCCGCAAAGGGCGCGCAACCGGTGAAATCATGGTGGTGTTAGTCACCAAGAAAAAGAAATTCCCACAAAGAGACCAAGCTGTCGAATTGATCCGGTCGCTTGTTCCTGAAGTGGCTTCCATCGTCCAGAACGTCAACGGAGAAAAAACCAATGTCATTTTCGGCAATGAAACACTGACGCTTTGGGGCAAAGACGTTATTGAAGACCGCATCGGTGATGTGCGTTTTGAAATTTCTGCCCGCTCGTTTTACCAAGTCAATCCGGAACAGACGGAAGTGCTGTACGGACAGGCATTGGAATACGCGCAATTGACTGGAGATGAAACCGTAATTGACGCATATTGCGGCATCGGGACCATCTCGTTGTTTTTAGCGGAACGTGCTAAATTTGTCATGGGTGTTGAAATCGTGCCTCAGGCAATTGAAGACGCCAAACGCAATGCCGCTCTGAACGGTTTTTCGAATACTTTGTTTGAAGCGGGTCCTGCAGAACAAGTGATTCCGCGCTGGTATAAAGAAGGCAAAACGGCCGATGTGCTGATGGTCGATCCGCCGCGCAAAGGCTGTGATGAGCAGCTGCTGCAGACGATTTTGAAGCAGCGTCCAAAACGGGTCGTTTACGTTTCCTGCAACCCGGCGACACTGGCACGCGACTTGCGCATCTTAGAAGACGGCGGCTACCGCACACAGGAAGTGCAGCCGGTCGATATGTTCCCGCAGTCTACGCACTGCGAAGCAGTGGCGTGGCTGGAATTGGCTGAATAA
- a CDS encoding diacylglycerol kinase: MKRARIIYNPTSGRELFRKHLPEVLEKMEKAGYETSCHATTGEGDATVAASIAVNRNYDLIVAVGGDGTLNEVVAGVSQFKNRPKIGLIPMGTTNDFARAVQIPRDINKAVDIIIQGKSIPVDVGMMNERYFINIAGGGRLTELTYEVPSKLKTVLGQLAYYLKGIEMLPSIRASNVRIEYDGQVFDDKAMLFLIGLTNSVGGFEKLAPDASINDGKFTLLILKELNMAEFIRVASLALRGEHLSDPHVIYAKASKISVSSNERVLLNLDGEYGGLLPATFVNHARHIEVMVPLSAIDEQDQE; this comes from the coding sequence ATGAAACGAGCACGAATCATTTACAATCCGACTTCCGGACGCGAATTGTTCCGCAAACACCTTCCGGAAGTGCTTGAAAAAATGGAGAAAGCGGGATACGAAACATCCTGCCACGCCACTACTGGCGAAGGCGATGCCACGGTAGCCGCCTCCATTGCAGTAAATAGAAACTATGACTTGATTGTTGCTGTTGGTGGAGACGGGACCTTGAACGAAGTGGTTGCAGGGGTATCCCAATTTAAAAACCGGCCGAAAATCGGTTTGATTCCCATGGGGACGACAAATGATTTTGCACGTGCCGTCCAGATTCCCCGGGATATCAATAAAGCTGTTGATATCATTATTCAGGGCAAATCGATCCCCGTCGATGTCGGCATGATGAATGAACGTTATTTCATCAATATTGCTGGAGGCGGCAGATTGACCGAACTTACGTATGAAGTTCCAAGCAAACTGAAGACGGTGCTTGGGCAGTTGGCCTATTATTTAAAAGGCATCGAAATGCTGCCATCCATCCGTGCTTCCAATGTCCGGATTGAATACGATGGCCAGGTTTTTGATGACAAGGCCATGTTGTTTTTAATCGGACTGACAAATTCCGTCGGCGGATTCGAAAAGCTGGCGCCTGATGCCAGCATTAATGACGGGAAATTCACTTTGTTGATTTTAAAGGAATTAAACATGGCGGAGTTTATTCGGGTCGCGTCTTTGGCCCTGCGCGGAGAACATTTATCCGATCCCCATGTCATCTATGCAAAAGCCAGCAAAATTTCCGTATCTTCCAATGAACGGGTTCTTTTGAATCTGGACGGCGAATATGGCGGATTGCTGCCGGCCACATTTGTGAACCATGCACGCCATATCGAAGTGATGGTTCCGCTATCGGCAATTGATGAACAAGACCAAGAATAA
- a CDS encoding cytochrome ubiquinol oxidase subunit I translates to MGFEDTALLSRILTLMTLSFHILYATVGVGVPLMIMIAQWVGIKKNDDHYILLARRWARGFVITVAVGVVTGTAIGLQLSLLWPDFMQLAGNVIALPLFMEVFAFFFEAIFLGIYLYTWDRFEDQRKHLLLLIPVALGAAASSLFITVVNAFMNSPQGFEVLNGELVNVSPLLAMLSPAMPTKVAHVMATAFMTSAFLLASIAAFRMIRGSNHIYHKKALFLTMKLGLVFSIATALIGDFSGKYLAEYQPEKLAAAEWHFETEEGAELILFGVLDGEEAKYAIKIPYALSILAHSLPNAEVTGLNEFPKDEIPPLWIHYLFDTMVTIGMWLAFFSFVYVAAAWRGWSFIKAKWFRWLIVAGGPLALIAIEAGWWFTEVGRQPWILRGYMKTSEAATTSGQVDLMIILFAGLYFILGAGTIVVLSRMYKRNPVEKELADREAQKGGEQE, encoded by the coding sequence ATGGGATTTGAAGATACAGCGCTGCTGAGTCGAATATTGACTTTAATGACGCTTTCATTCCATATTCTTTATGCAACAGTAGGCGTAGGCGTTCCACTAATGATCATGATTGCCCAGTGGGTAGGAATCAAGAAAAACGATGACCACTACATCCTTTTGGCAAGACGATGGGCACGAGGTTTCGTTATTACGGTCGCAGTCGGGGTCGTAACCGGAACAGCCATCGGGCTGCAATTATCCTTATTGTGGCCGGATTTTATGCAATTGGCGGGTAACGTGATTGCCTTGCCGTTGTTTATGGAAGTTTTCGCCTTTTTCTTTGAAGCGATTTTCCTTGGAATATATTTATATACATGGGACCGGTTCGAAGACCAGCGCAAGCATTTGCTGCTGCTGATTCCGGTAGCGCTTGGCGCAGCCGCATCTTCACTGTTCATCACAGTGGTTAACGCATTTATGAACTCACCGCAAGGGTTTGAAGTATTGAACGGCGAACTGGTCAATGTCAGCCCGCTGCTTGCGATGCTGAGCCCGGCGATGCCGACGAAAGTGGCGCACGTGATGGCGACTGCGTTTATGACATCCGCCTTTTTGCTGGCATCGATTGCGGCATTCCGGATGATCCGCGGTTCCAATCATATCTATCACAAAAAAGCGTTGTTCTTAACAATGAAATTAGGATTAGTGTTCTCGATTGCGACAGCATTGATCGGTGACTTCTCCGGTAAATACCTGGCAGAATACCAGCCGGAAAAATTGGCGGCTGCTGAATGGCATTTTGAAACGGAAGAAGGGGCAGAGCTGATTTTGTTCGGTGTACTGGACGGCGAAGAAGCGAAATACGCCATTAAAATTCCGTATGCGCTGAGCATTCTGGCACACAGTCTTCCAAATGCAGAAGTTACCGGCCTTAATGAGTTTCCAAAAGATGAAATACCTCCGCTTTGGATTCATTATCTGTTTGATACGATGGTAACCATCGGCATGTGGCTAGCGTTCTTCTCCTTTGTTTACGTCGCTGCTGCATGGCGCGGCTGGTCATTCATCAAAGCCAAATGGTTCCGTTGGCTGATTGTAGCAGGCGGCCCGTTGGCGCTGATTGCCATCGAAGCCGGCTGGTGGTTTACGGAAGTCGGGCGGCAGCCATGGATTCTGCGCGGCTACATGAAGACTTCTGAAGCAGCCACAACAAGCGGGCAAGTCGACTTGATGATTATTTTGTTCGCTGGCCTTTACTTTATTCTTGGAGCCGGAACGATTGTGGTCTTATCACGGATGTACAAACGCAATCCGGTTGAAAAGGAACTTGCAGACCGTGAAGCTCAAAAAGGCGGTGAACAAGAATGA
- a CDS encoding thioredoxin family protein, with product MSTEQQYFENAITLESYMAQMESNQEKSYSIFEKFELPEDPEFINLLKEKQPHVLVITEDWCGDAMMNNAILRKITEAADVKVRCVYRDQNLELMDQYLTNGGRSIPKYIILSKEGEVLGDWGPRAPKVQEFVTEKRSVLPEKDDPQFDLNLKTVIGEISDGFTWNSDFWQAVYEDLRKTFFDVLK from the coding sequence ATGTCAACGGAACAACAGTATTTTGAAAATGCGATTACTTTAGAGAGCTATATGGCTCAAATGGAGTCGAACCAGGAAAAATCTTATTCCATCTTCGAGAAATTCGAACTGCCGGAAGATCCGGAATTTATCAATTTATTAAAAGAAAAGCAGCCACATGTTTTGGTCATTACAGAAGATTGGTGCGGCGATGCGATGATGAACAATGCGATTTTGCGGAAAATTACAGAAGCGGCGGATGTAAAAGTGCGTTGTGTATACCGCGATCAGAATTTGGAATTGATGGACCAGTACTTGACGAACGGCGGCCGCTCCATTCCGAAATACATCATCCTATCAAAAGAAGGCGAAGTGTTGGGGGACTGGGGACCGCGTGCACCAAAAGTCCAGGAGTTCGTGACAGAAAAAAGATCGGTCCTTCCTGAAAAAGATGATCCTCAATTTGATTTGAATTTAAAAACAGTAATCGGTGAAATATCCGATGGCTTTACTTGGAACAGTGATTTTTGGCAGGCGGTTTATGAAGACTTGCGCAAGACTTTTTTTGACGTATTGAAGTAA
- a CDS encoding NUDIX hydrolase produces the protein MRTRRKVFAYITRGPEDQKELLVFEHQGEPEAGLQVPGGTIEEGEMLIDALYREVQEETGLPRAVLEFVGKVHKYNYYPDQQEDKVYERNIFHFEYTGERVDYWEHTIVSDGQDNGRTFMFHWEPVAHCPKLAADQDAALELME, from the coding sequence ATGAGAACAAGACGGAAAGTATTTGCTTATATTACGAGAGGTCCCGAAGACCAGAAAGAATTATTGGTATTCGAACACCAAGGAGAACCGGAAGCAGGTCTTCAAGTCCCTGGAGGAACTATCGAAGAAGGCGAAATGCTGATCGATGCCCTGTACCGGGAAGTGCAGGAAGAAACCGGCTTGCCGCGTGCAGTACTGGAATTTGTGGGCAAGGTACACAAATACAATTATTATCCGGACCAGCAAGAAGATAAAGTATATGAACGAAACATCTTCCACTTTGAATACACAGGCGAGCGTGTCGATTACTGGGAACACACAATTGTCAGCGATGGACAGGACAACGGGCGGACATTCATGTTCCACTGGGAGCCGGTAGCCCATTGCCCGAAACTCGCTGCTGACCAGGATGCTGCGCTTGAATTGATGGAATAA
- the cydS gene encoding cytochrome bd oxidase small subunit CydS produces MQDFFIFYAPFLVLIGSIVFGFWISLKDGAASKEDK; encoded by the coding sequence ATGCAAGATTTCTTTATATTTTATGCACCGTTTTTAGTGTTGATCGGATCCATTGTGTTTGGTTTCTGGATTTCCCTGAAAGACGGAGCAGCGTCAAAAGAAGACAAATAA
- a CDS encoding metallophosphoesterase family protein — translation MNYFVIGDVHGCYHTFSQLVAREWDKENEVLVQVGDLIDRGNHAPEVVAIVRQMNADWPEQAIFLKGNHELEMEEHVFHGPNPNWLRQGGAETLAQYEQANRDFESDMEWLRSRPLFFETDGLFVSHAGISLQAENPLVEWDVYGILWNRSPLKNIGKLQIIGHTPRQEPLYEEQSRAWNIDTGAVYNGYLTGVKVKPNGDIIGFVNEKTDPRDI, via the coding sequence ATGAATTATTTTGTGATCGGTGATGTACACGGCTGTTATCACACATTCAGTCAGTTGGTTGCCCGCGAATGGGACAAAGAAAATGAAGTGCTGGTCCAAGTGGGGGATTTGATAGACAGGGGAAACCACGCGCCTGAAGTAGTAGCTATAGTGAGGCAAATGAATGCGGATTGGCCGGAGCAAGCCATTTTCTTGAAAGGCAACCACGAACTCGAAATGGAAGAGCATGTTTTCCATGGTCCGAATCCGAATTGGCTAAGGCAAGGCGGAGCAGAAACACTCGCTCAATACGAACAGGCGAATCGTGATTTTGAGTCGGACATGGAATGGCTGAGAAGCCGGCCTCTATTCTTTGAAACCGACGGATTGTTTGTCAGCCATGCGGGAATTTCTCTGCAGGCAGAAAATCCTCTGGTTGAATGGGATGTGTACGGCATTCTGTGGAACCGCAGCCCGTTGAAGAATATCGGCAAACTTCAAATCATCGGCCACACACCGCGTCAAGAACCGCTGTACGAGGAGCAAAGCCGTGCGTGGAATATTGATACAGGCGCTGTATACAACGGGTATTTAACGGGAGTGAAAGTGAAGCCGAATGGGGACATCATCGGATTTGTGAATGAAAAAACAGATCCTCGTGATATTTGA